One window of the Gammaproteobacteria bacterium genome contains the following:
- a CDS encoding Ig-like domain-containing protein, translated as MLAICAIAVWGSSGCGDDATRPPPDTLRVASVTVTPAAASLTTPDQTVQLNALVRDGNGRAMSGVAVIWTSVRPEVARVGASGLVAAAGNGTTTIAATVGAVAGTATVTVAVEHGDRAALAALHAATDGPNWADDENWLGDGPLGEWRGVETDAFGRIVRLDLGGRQDGETGEWVSHGLRGPLPPELGSLTGLTSLNLRANALAGPIPPQLGNLARLEELWLDGNQLEGPIPPELGRLAGLMSLSLSGNALDGPVPPELGALADLEGLWLDANRLEGPIPPELGRLAHLRGLSLSGNALDGPVPVELGGLRRLEFLHLDGNALTGALPRSLVRIDGLVRFRFERNDGLCAPGTAEFMAWLDGIGELGRGPFCNETDRAALAALHAAAGGENWTDSEGWLGGVALAGWHGVETDSLGRVATLDLAGNGLAGRLPAGLGDLAAMTALRVGDNALSGRLPRTLLDLPLGELDYSGTELCAPADETFRTWLGAIALLWGTGTECASATDREILEMLHDATGGRDWIDARNWLTDAPLGEWRGVEVDDQGSVIELRLWDNGLVGRLPPELGALVHLEYLRLSDNGLTGAIPPELGGLSGLTHLVLDGNALSGPIPPELGGLPALEELRVENNDLSGPLSPELGGLASLRGLGLTGNPRLSGPLPVELTSLGRLERLLTGGTGLCAPADPAFAAWLDRVHTRRVVPCAEREAPAAYLVQAVQSRAFPVPLVAGARALLRVFPTAARAAGAGVPAVRARFFVDGRETHVEDVPGKSGAIPARVDEGSLATSVGAEIPGSVVQPGLEMVVEVDPDGTLDPALGVARRIPATGRLAVDVRALPPLELTVVPFLWAQAPDSSILDAVRGMAADPEGHALLADARALLPLRALDVTAHEPVLSSSNDARRLLEETEAIRALEGGGGHYLGTMAGPVTGPSGTAFLPGRAGFSIPRPGTVAHELGHNLGLRHAPCGGAGDPDPSFPHPDGSAGAWGYDFARGALVRPTTPDLMSYCGPPDGISDYHFANALRYRLFEARESAAPAAVSATSLLMWGGADPDGAPFLNPAFIVEAPPALPDSAGAYTLTGRTAGGTELFSIRFAMPRAADGDGGSGFAFVLPAEPGWAGELAGITLAGPGGTFALNDDSDLPTAILRDPRTGRVRGILRQVPPSGRVAMDAAERSAAEPEFEVLFSRGMPDAAAWWR; from the coding sequence TTGTTGGCCATCTGCGCGATCGCGGTGTGGGGGTCGTCGGGGTGCGGCGACGATGCCACGCGCCCTCCGCCCGACACGCTTCGCGTGGCCAGCGTGACGGTCACGCCCGCGGCCGCGTCGCTCACGACGCCGGACCAGACCGTGCAACTGAACGCGCTCGTGCGCGACGGCAACGGGCGGGCGATGTCCGGGGTGGCGGTGATCTGGACGAGCGTGCGCCCCGAGGTCGCCAGGGTCGGCGCGTCGGGGCTGGTCGCGGCGGCCGGCAACGGGACGACCACGATCGCGGCGACGGTCGGCGCGGTCGCGGGCACGGCGACGGTGACGGTGGCGGTGGAGCATGGGGACCGGGCGGCGCTGGCCGCGCTCCACGCGGCGACGGACGGGCCGAACTGGGCCGACGACGAGAACTGGCTGGGCGACGGACCGCTGGGCGAGTGGCGCGGGGTGGAGACGGACGCCTTCGGCCGGATCGTGCGCCTGGATCTCGGCGGCCGCCAGGACGGGGAGACCGGCGAGTGGGTGTCGCACGGCCTGCGGGGCCCGCTCCCGCCGGAACTCGGGAGTCTCACGGGCCTGACGTCACTGAACCTGCGGGCCAACGCGCTGGCGGGTCCGATTCCGCCGCAACTGGGGAATCTCGCCCGTCTGGAGGAGCTGTGGCTCGACGGCAACCAGCTCGAGGGTCCGATCCCACCGGAACTGGGGCGTCTCGCGGGCCTGATGTCGCTGAGCCTGAGCGGGAACGCGCTCGACGGCCCGGTCCCTCCGGAGTTGGGCGCCCTCGCCGATCTCGAGGGGCTGTGGCTCGACGCCAACCGGCTCGAGGGTCCGATCCCACCGGAGCTGGGGCGTCTCGCGCATCTGAGGGGGCTGTCGCTGAGCGGCAACGCGCTCGACGGTCCGGTCCCCGTGGAGCTGGGCGGTCTCAGGCGCCTGGAGTTCCTGCACCTCGATGGCAACGCACTGACGGGCGCGCTCCCGCGGAGCCTCGTGCGGATCGACGGGCTCGTGCGGTTCCGTTTCGAGCGGAACGACGGTCTCTGCGCGCCGGGCACCGCCGAGTTCATGGCCTGGCTGGACGGGATCGGGGAGCTTGGGAGAGGCCCGTTCTGCAACGAGACGGACCGGGCGGCGCTGGCCGCGCTGCACGCGGCGGCGGGCGGCGAGAACTGGACCGACTCGGAGGGCTGGCTGGGCGGTGTGGCGCTCGCGGGGTGGCACGGAGTCGAGACCGACTCGCTGGGCCGCGTCGCGACCCTCGACCTGGCCGGCAACGGACTCGCGGGGCGGCTCCCGGCGGGTCTGGGCGACCTGGCGGCGATGACGGCGCTGCGCGTCGGCGACAACGCGCTGTCCGGACGGCTGCCGCGCACCTTGCTAGATCTGCCGCTGGGCGAGCTGGACTACTCCGGCACGGAGTTGTGCGCGCCGGCGGACGAGACGTTCCGGACGTGGCTGGGCGCCATCGCCCTGCTGTGGGGCACCGGAACCGAGTGCGCGTCCGCCACGGACCGGGAAATCCTCGAGATGCTCCACGACGCGACGGGCGGGCGCGACTGGATCGACGCGAGGAACTGGCTCACCGACGCGCCGCTTGGCGAGTGGCGCGGGGTCGAGGTGGACGACCAGGGCAGCGTTATCGAACTGCGGCTTTGGGACAACGGGCTGGTGGGTCGGCTGCCGCCCGAGCTCGGCGCTCTGGTCCACTTGGAGTACCTGCGCTTGAGCGACAACGGTCTCACGGGCGCGATTCCGCCGGAGCTCGGCGGCCTGTCCGGCCTCACGCACCTGGTGCTCGACGGCAACGCGCTCTCCGGCCCAATTCCGCCGGAGCTCGGCGGCCTCCCGGCGCTGGAGGAGCTGCGGGTCGAGAACAACGACCTGTCGGGCCCGCTGTCGCCGGAACTCGGCGGCCTCGCGAGCCTGCGCGGGCTGGGCCTCACGGGCAACCCCCGGCTGTCGGGCCCCCTCCCCGTCGAACTGACGTCGCTCGGTCGGCTCGAGCGGCTCCTGACCGGTGGCACAGGGCTGTGCGCGCCCGCGGACCCCGCCTTTGCGGCCTGGCTCGACCGGGTCCACACGCGCCGCGTCGTCCCCTGCGCCGAGCGGGAGGCGCCGGCGGCGTACCTGGTGCAGGCGGTGCAGTCGCGCGCCTTCCCGGTCCCGCTGGTCGCAGGCGCGCGGGCGCTGCTGCGCGTGTTCCCGACGGCGGCGCGGGCCGCGGGCGCCGGCGTTCCGGCGGTCCGGGCCCGGTTCTTCGTCGATGGACGGGAGACGCACGTGGAGGACGTTCCGGGCAAGTCCGGAGCGATCCCGGCCAGAGTCGACGAGGGCTCCCTCGCCACGTCGGTCGGGGCCGAGATTCCGGGGAGCGTGGTGCAACCCGGTCTCGAGATGGTCGTCGAGGTCGACCCGGACGGGACGCTGGACCCGGCGCTGGGCGTCGCCCGGCGGATCCCTGCGACCGGGCGGCTTGCGGTCGACGTGCGGGCTCTGCCGCCGCTCGAGTTGACGGTCGTTCCGTTCCTGTGGGCGCAGGCGCCGGACTCCTCGATCCTGGACGCGGTCCGGGGGATGGCGGCGGACCCGGAGGGCCACGCGCTGCTCGCCGACGCGCGTGCGCTGCTCCCGCTGCGCGCGCTCGATGTGACGGCGCACGAGCCCGTGCTGAGTTCAAGCAACGACGCCCGCCGCCTGCTGGAGGAGACGGAGGCGATCCGCGCGCTGGAGGGCGGGGGCGGCCACTACCTGGGCACGATGGCGGGCCCGGTGACGGGGCCATCCGGGACGGCGTTCCTCCCCGGCCGGGCGGGCTTCTCGATCCCGCGCCCGGGCACCGTCGCGCACGAGCTCGGCCACAATCTGGGTCTCCGCCACGCCCCGTGCGGCGGCGCGGGCGATCCGGACCCGTCGTTTCCCCACCCGGACGGATCGGCGGGGGCCTGGGGCTACGACTTCGCGCGCGGCGCACTGGTGCGTCCCACGACGCCGGACCTGATGTCGTACTGCGGCCCTCCCGACGGGATCAGCGACTACCACTTCGCCAACGCGCTCCGCTACCGGCTGTTCGAGGCGCGCGAATCCGCGGCTCCGGCTGCCGTTTCCGCAACGTCGCTCCTGATGTGGGGCGGCGCGGACCCCGACGGCGCGCCGTTCCTCAACCCGGCCTTCATCGTGGAAGCGCCGCCGGCGCTCCCGGACTCGGCGGGCGCGTACACGTTGACGGGCCGGACTGCTGGCGGGACGGAGCTCTTCTCGATCCGCTTCGCGATGCCCCGCGCGGCCGACGGCGACGGCGGCTCGGGCTTCGCGTTCGTCCTGCCGGCGGAGCCTGGCTGGGCGGGCGAACTCGCCGGCATCACGCTCGCCGGCCCCGGCGGAACGTTCGCTCTGAACGACGACAGCGACCTCCCGACGGCCATCCTGCGCGACCCGCGCACCGGCCGGGTGCGGGGCATTCTGCGCCAGGTGCCGCCCTCGGGCCGGGTCGCCATGGACGCGGCGGAGCGGTCCGCGGCGGAACCGGAGTTCGAGGTCCTTTTCAGCCGCGGGATGCCCGACGCGGCGGCGTGGTGGCGATGA
- a CDS encoding transposase has product MTAGASPTRRYVGWRCRLYPSPAQDAALLRCRNGLRELANALLANSQLRYGETGRRLSLAELRAFAREWKREPEHRAFPASATYRVASDLDRAFRTWFSKPGRRRRRGFPQIKGIGREPGIYFSNQGICFEGNRVWLPKFGSVRWKGGSLPRGRLAGPPGRKTLGLLSGRAWLDAGNRWMLSCLFECAPLTPVEPSTEKAAVRQNGKEIRVTVDGEAVQVIRESRVLRKARRRLARLERRLERCAFGSEGRKRALARMRNQARKVRNHQEDLQHKTTTGVVHDAREIEVEGASSELLRQLEYKAEWHGRQLKVRRGPPKPGTGKPRRAPRPGSRSLKRESRTRRPKAL; this is encoded by the coding sequence ATGACCGCGGGCGCATCACCCACCCGGCGTTACGTGGGCTGGCGCTGCAGGCTCTACCCGAGCCCAGCACAGGATGCGGCGCTGCTCCGGTGCAGGAACGGCCTGCGCGAACTCGCGAACGCCCTGCTCGCCAACTCCCAGCTCAGGTACGGGGAGACCGGACGCCGCCTGTCGCTGGCCGAGCTGCGCGCCTTTGCGCGCGAGTGGAAGCGGGAGCCGGAGCACCGGGCATTCCCCGCCAGCGCGACCTACCGCGTCGCCAGCGATCTCGACCGCGCCTTCCGCACCTGGTTCAGCAAGCCGGGAAGGCGCAGGCGCAGGGGGTTTCCCCAGATCAAGGGCATCGGACGAGAGCCCGGCATCTACTTCAGCAACCAGGGCATCTGTTTCGAGGGCAACCGCGTGTGGCTGCCGAAATTCGGCTCGGTGCGCTGGAAGGGCGGGAGCCTCCCGCGGGGCAGGCTCGCGGGGCCTCCCGGACGCAAGACCCTTGGCCTGCTCTCCGGGCGGGCCTGGCTGGATGCGGGCAACCGGTGGATGCTCTCGTGCCTGTTCGAGTGCGCGCCGCTTACCCCCGTCGAACCGAGCACGGAGAAGGCAGCGGTCCGTCAGAACGGCAAAGAGATCAGGGTGACGGTCGACGGGGAGGCCGTCCAGGTGATTCGCGAGAGCAGGGTGCTCAGGAAGGCGAGACGCCGCCTGGCGAGGCTCGAGCGGCGGCTGGAGCGATGCGCGTTCGGGTCCGAAGGCCGCAAGCGCGCCCTGGCCCGCATGCGCAACCAGGCGCGGAAGGTCAGGAACCACCAGGAGGACCTGCAGCACAAGACCACGACCGGCGTCGTGCACGACGCCCGCGAGATCGAAGTAGAGGGCGCGAGCAGCGAACTGCTGCGCCAGCTCGAATACAAGGCGGAGTGGCACGGCCGCCAACTGAAGGTACGGCGAGGCCCGCCGAAACCGGGGACTGGCAAGCCCCGACGCGCGCCGAGACCGGGGAGCCGGTCGCTGAAACGCGAATCGCGGACGCGAAGGCCGAAAGCCCTGTAG
- a CDS encoding helix-turn-helix transcriptional regulator → MNPQDLFERGVVSLQEAALGKGRWLEAALLINEISGTRGNALAFADGRAQADAHFYFMRLCHDGERREDLEREYFSEYWERDESVPRVGHLTNGALVPTAELYTDREKTTSPAYTEARRKTGMQNGLNVRLDGPGGSNIVLCLADSLEPGGWSSTQVAAVGRLLPHVRQFVRVRQTLTDAGAVGLSLFGLLDKSRCGVIQLDRNARIVAANDRACSLLRQAEGLSDRDGFLSATTPRDNGELQQLLAQALPRLGGPGSSGSMMIERSSSRTNLVVHVTPVSVHRRDLRARQVATLVLVADPESRPRIDARLVQAALDLTPAESKLAVMVAAGQHARDIAARTGRTERTVRWHIENIFRKQGISVQADLVRRVLSLEGFPDFRP, encoded by the coding sequence ATGAACCCACAGGATCTATTCGAGCGCGGCGTGGTGTCGCTACAAGAGGCCGCGCTCGGCAAAGGGCGCTGGCTGGAGGCGGCGTTGCTGATCAACGAGATCAGCGGCACGAGGGGCAACGCCCTGGCGTTCGCCGACGGCCGCGCCCAGGCTGACGCGCACTTCTACTTCATGCGGCTGTGCCACGATGGCGAGCGCCGCGAGGACCTCGAGAGGGAATACTTCAGCGAATACTGGGAACGGGATGAGAGCGTTCCCCGCGTCGGCCATCTGACCAATGGGGCGTTGGTGCCCACCGCCGAGTTGTACACCGACCGGGAGAAGACGACATCGCCGGCGTACACCGAGGCTCGGCGCAAGACGGGGATGCAGAACGGCCTCAACGTGCGGCTGGATGGGCCGGGGGGATCGAACATCGTGCTGTGTCTCGCGGACTCCCTGGAACCGGGAGGCTGGAGTTCGACTCAGGTCGCTGCGGTCGGGCGCCTGCTACCGCACGTGCGCCAGTTCGTGCGAGTGCGCCAGACGCTGACCGATGCGGGGGCGGTGGGACTCTCGCTCTTCGGGTTACTCGACAAGAGCCGCTGCGGCGTCATCCAACTCGACCGGAACGCACGGATCGTTGCGGCGAACGACCGGGCCTGCAGTCTGCTGCGACAGGCCGAAGGGCTGTCGGACCGGGACGGGTTCCTGAGTGCCACGACGCCTCGAGACAACGGCGAGTTGCAGCAATTGCTGGCTCAGGCGCTGCCGCGGCTCGGCGGACCCGGATCGTCCGGCTCCATGATGATCGAGCGCTCGTCATCCCGCACAAACCTGGTGGTGCACGTCACCCCCGTGTCCGTCCACCGGCGGGACTTGCGCGCGAGACAGGTCGCCACACTCGTCCTGGTTGCCGACCCGGAGAGCCGGCCCAGGATCGATGCCCGCCTCGTGCAGGCGGCGCTCGACCTGACCCCGGCCGAGAGCAAGCTGGCGGTCATGGTGGCCGCCGGGCAACACGCGCGTGACATCGCCGCGCGCACGGGACGCACCGAACGCACGGTGCGCTGGCACATAGAGAACATCTTCCGCAAACAGGGCATCTCGGTTCAGGCGGACCTTGTACGGCGCGTATTGTCACTGGAAGGCTTTCCCGACTTCCGCCCCTGA
- a CDS encoding response regulator, producing MRELRREIRSLRDRFARLSGTVLRVNSSLDLDTVLREVVDSARALTGATQGIMTTVDADGRLVDFVTSGMSEEEVGALMAWPDGPRLFERLRDIGHPFRLADLTGYFESLGFPPGPWSARTMQGAPMRHRDEHVGTFFVGDKANGEAFTPEDEEILMLFASQAAAAIVNARTHREVARARADLEALVETSPVGVVVLEAGSARVASVNREALRIVEGIRTAGSVTEQLLEVMTCRLSDGREFALADLPLVGLLEGAAPLRAEEVELSVPDGRSVRTLINVTPIRSGDEGQLVSVVVTMQDLAPFEELERQRAGFLRLVSHELRAPLASIKGSAGTVLEATGRASRAEMIEFFRLIDAQASHMRGLVANLLDAGSIEAGTLTVAPEPTSVAALVDRARTTFLSGGIRHPVLVELPPGLPLAMADRERIAQVLNNLFANAARHAPSSSPIRVEAVRDGAHVAISVSDQGGGIPPEQLPRLFRKARPGPGGHTGLGLAIAKGLVEAHGGRIRAESEGPGLGARFTFTLPAAAAEAAATDAGGLDRPSVGGRERTRVLVLDDDPLMLRFVRDALASAGWTALATGDPQELERLIEAERPDLVLLDLVLPGTDGIELMRRIPELVELPVIFISGYGNDETVARALEIGAADYIVKPFSPTELVARIRAALRRRARPEAFALGELRIRYDQRRVTLAGRKVELTATEYDLLRVLSQNAGRVLTYERLLRTVWGKRGASNPGPVRTYVKKLRDKLCDNAASPAYILTERRVGYRMPEPGSGGR from the coding sequence GTGCGCGAACTGAGGCGGGAAATCCGGTCGCTCAGGGACCGCTTCGCGCGGCTGAGCGGCACGGTGCTGCGCGTCAACTCGAGCCTGGATCTGGACACGGTGCTCCGGGAGGTGGTCGACAGTGCCCGTGCGCTGACGGGCGCCACCCAGGGCATTATGACGACGGTGGACGCGGACGGGCGGCTCGTGGATTTCGTGACGTCGGGCATGTCCGAGGAGGAGGTAGGGGCGCTGATGGCGTGGCCCGACGGGCCGCGGCTCTTCGAGCGGCTGCGCGACATCGGGCACCCGTTCCGGCTGGCGGACCTCACGGGCTACTTCGAGTCGCTCGGCTTTCCTCCGGGCCCGTGGTCCGCGCGCACGATGCAGGGCGCTCCGATGCGCCACCGGGACGAGCATGTCGGCACCTTTTTCGTCGGCGACAAGGCGAACGGCGAGGCGTTCACGCCGGAGGACGAGGAGATCCTGATGCTGTTCGCCTCGCAGGCGGCCGCCGCGATCGTGAACGCGCGGACGCACCGTGAGGTTGCGCGGGCGCGGGCCGATCTCGAGGCGCTGGTCGAGACGTCGCCGGTGGGCGTGGTGGTGCTGGAGGCCGGCAGCGCGCGGGTGGCGTCGGTGAACCGGGAGGCGTTGCGCATCGTCGAAGGGATCCGCACGGCGGGCTCGGTGACCGAGCAGCTCCTGGAAGTGATGACGTGCCGCCTGTCCGACGGGCGTGAGTTTGCGCTCGCGGATCTTCCGTTGGTCGGCCTGCTCGAGGGCGCCGCCCCGCTGCGGGCCGAGGAGGTCGAGCTGTCGGTGCCGGACGGGCGGAGCGTGCGGACGCTGATCAACGTGACGCCGATCCGTTCCGGGGACGAGGGACAGCTCGTCTCGGTCGTCGTGACGATGCAGGACCTGGCGCCGTTCGAGGAGCTCGAGCGGCAACGGGCAGGTTTCCTGAGGCTGGTGAGCCACGAGCTTCGTGCTCCGCTCGCGTCGATCAAGGGCTCGGCCGGAACGGTGCTCGAGGCCACCGGCCGCGCGTCCCGGGCGGAGATGATTGAGTTCTTCCGGCTCATCGACGCGCAGGCCAGCCACATGCGGGGCCTGGTCGCAAACCTGCTGGACGCGGGCAGCATCGAGGCGGGTACGCTCACCGTGGCGCCCGAGCCCACGAGCGTGGCTGCGCTCGTGGATCGGGCGCGGACCACGTTCCTGAGCGGCGGGATCCGGCACCCCGTGCTCGTCGAGCTCCCGCCGGGCCTGCCGCTCGCGATGGCCGATCGGGAGCGCATTGCACAGGTGCTGAACAACCTGTTCGCCAACGCCGCGCGGCACGCGCCCTCCTCGTCGCCGATCCGGGTCGAGGCAGTACGCGACGGTGCCCACGTGGCCATTTCGGTCTCCGACCAGGGCGGCGGCATCCCGCCCGAACAGCTTCCGCGCCTGTTCCGCAAGGCGCGTCCCGGCCCCGGAGGCCACACGGGGCTCGGGCTCGCGATCGCGAAGGGGCTCGTCGAGGCGCACGGCGGCCGCATCCGCGCCGAGAGCGAGGGGCCGGGCCTCGGCGCGCGCTTCACGTTCACGCTCCCGGCCGCCGCGGCCGAGGCCGCGGCGACCGACGCGGGCGGTTTGGACCGGCCGTCCGTCGGCGGCCGCGAACGCACGCGCGTGCTCGTGCTCGACGATGATCCGCTGATGCTGCGCTTCGTTCGCGACGCGCTCGCCTCGGCGGGCTGGACCGCGCTGGCGACAGGCGATCCGCAGGAGCTGGAGCGCCTGATCGAGGCCGAACGGCCCGACCTCGTCCTCCTCGACCTGGTCCTTCCGGGCACGGACGGCATCGAGCTCATGAGGCGGATCCCCGAACTCGTCGAACTGCCGGTGATCTTCATCTCGGGCTACGGCAACGACGAGACCGTCGCGAGGGCGCTCGAAATCGGGGCGGCCGACTACATCGTCAAGCCGTTCTCGCCGACCGAGCTCGTGGCGCGAATTCGCGCGGCGCTCAGGCGGCGAGCCCGGCCCGAGGCGTTCGCACTCGGCGAACTCCGTATACGCTACGACCAGCGCCGGGTGACCTTGGCGGGCCGCAAGGTCGAACTGACCGCCACCGAGTACGACCTGCTGCGCGTGCTCTCGCAGAACGCCGGACGCGTGTTGACCTATGAGCGGCTGCTTCGCACGGTGTGGGGCAAGCGTGGCGCGAGCAACCCGGGACCGGTGCGCACGTACGTCAAGAAGCTCCGCGACAAGCTCTGCGACAACGCGGCCAGCCCCGCCTACATCCTCACCGAGCGCCGCGTCGGCTACCGCATGCCCGAGCCGGGGAGCGGCGGCCGATGA